A region of Streptomyces sp. NBC_01267 DNA encodes the following proteins:
- a CDS encoding DUF7455 domain-containing protein — translation MTTVLTPASPLTAADRCDRCGAQAYLRVVLTSGGELLFCAHHGRKFEPELKKIAADIQDETDRLTAVPAHSEEEDR, via the coding sequence GTGACTACTGTTCTGACCCCCGCGAGCCCGCTGACGGCCGCTGACCGCTGCGACCGATGCGGCGCCCAGGCATACCTGCGCGTTGTCCTCACCAGCGGCGGCGAACTGCTCTTCTGCGCCCACCACGGTCGCAAGTTCGAGCCAGAACTCAAGAAGATCGCCGCGGACATACAGGATGAGACGGACCGCCTCACGGCTGTGCCGGCACATTCCGAAGAAGAGGACCGCTGA
- a CDS encoding S1 family peptidase, with protein MRRPIVRALVGVVTLAAAAVPSAAPASAATAVIGGHAVSVVESPWAVAVSSRQRFGGDRAGQFCGGVVVAPREVVTAAHCLSSEVLGTRLSQVHDLKVIAGRSDLRTSAGREIGVSSTWIDPRHDPVSNAGDLAVLTLSRALPGSDAIRMADPGDPAERPGTDATVYGWGDVAGTGSYPAVLRATQVSVLPDARCASAYPGSSSGTFQAATMLCAGETRGGHDACQGDSGGPLVARGRLIGLVSWGAGCGRAKSPGVYTRLSAMAAAVADHG; from the coding sequence ATGCGTCGTCCTATCGTCCGAGCGCTGGTCGGGGTGGTGACGCTGGCCGCGGCAGCGGTGCCGTCGGCCGCGCCGGCGTCTGCCGCCACTGCTGTGATCGGCGGTCACGCCGTGTCCGTCGTCGAGAGCCCCTGGGCGGTGGCTGTGTCCAGCCGTCAACGGTTCGGGGGAGACAGGGCGGGCCAGTTCTGCGGGGGAGTGGTGGTGGCCCCGCGCGAGGTGGTCACGGCCGCCCACTGTCTGAGCAGCGAAGTGCTCGGCACTCGGTTGAGCCAGGTGCATGATCTGAAGGTCATTGCAGGCCGCAGCGATCTGCGGACATCTGCCGGCCGTGAGATCGGGGTGAGCTCCACATGGATCGACCCCCGCCACGACCCGGTCAGCAATGCCGGTGACCTGGCGGTGCTGACCCTGTCGAGGGCGCTGCCCGGATCGGATGCGATCAGGATGGCCGACCCGGGCGATCCCGCGGAGCGGCCGGGCACCGACGCCACCGTTTACGGATGGGGTGACGTGGCGGGCACGGGGAGCTACCCCGCGGTGCTGCGTGCGACCCAGGTCTCGGTTCTGCCTGACGCGCGGTGCGCATCGGCGTACCCCGGGTCGTCGAGCGGGACGTTTCAGGCGGCGACCATGCTGTGCGCCGGGGAGACTCGGGGTGGGCACGACGCCTGCCAGGGCGACAGCGGGGGTCCGCTGGTTGCCCGCGGGCGACTCATCGGCCTGGTCTCGTGGGGGGCGGGCTGTGGCCGCGCGAAGAGCCCCGGGGTCTACACCCGGCTGTCGGCCATGGCTGCAGCTGTCGCCGACCACGGCTGA